Below is a genomic region from Dethiosulfovibrio peptidovorans.
GAAGGGACATGCGTTAGGAGAGCCACCGGGCAGGATCGCCGCCGAGCGACAGTCTCGAATACCGTTGTAGAGAACCTCTTTGGGGGCCTCTTTGACAGTTCCCTTACACCTCACAAAGGCCCTCATAGGCACGGAGCTCTCGGCCTGAACCCCCATAATCTCGGCGATACGGGCTGCTAACTCGGCCCCTCCGACAGGACACAGGTTCGTTTTTGCTCCATCGTCCACAATACCTCGAGCATAACCGTCACATCCAGGATACCCACACCCGGCGCAGTTGGCTCCGGGGAGGATGTCCCTGATCATCTGAACCCTTTCGTCCTGGCGCACGAAAAACACGACGGATGAGATTGCCAGAAGCACCCCAAAAACGAGCCCGAGACCTCCCATCATGGTCGCCGGCAACAACACTGCCTGCACAAAATTCATGACCTGATCCCCCCCAAGACATCAGAGCATGCCGTTAAAGCCCATAAAGGCTATGGACATCAGCCCGGCAGTCACAAGGGCCAGAGGCAACCCCTGGAGACACTTGGGGATGTTATCGTTATGCTCCAGACGTTCCCGTATTCCCGCCATCAGGATTATGGCCAGGAAAAACCCCAAAGCGGACCCTAAAGCGTTAACCATGGAGCGAACAAGAGAGTACCTTTCGTTCATGTTGATGACCGCAATACCCAGCACGGCGCAGTTGGTCGTAATCAGGGGAAGAAATATCCCCAAAGACCGGTAGAGCCCGGGATTGAGCTTTTTGAGAGCCAACTCCACAAACTGGACCAGAGCGGCAATCACGAGGATAAACGACAAGGTATAGAGATATTCAAGGTGCAGAGGAACAAGAACATGGTGATAGAGTAGCCAGGTCATGAGAGACGAAAGAAGTATAACAAAGATGACAGCCGCTCCCATGCCCTTGGCGGTCCCCAGCCTCGTGGACACTCCCATAAACGGACAACATCCCAAAAAACGCGACAGAAGGATGTTATTGACAAAAATGGAGCTCACGAAAAGAAGCATCAGGTCCATCACTCTACCCCTTTCGAACCTTCATCGTCATCAGGACAATCCCCTCTGGAGCAGAGCTTCCCCAACGCACAGGCGGAACAGCCTGAGGGCACCTTCGGAACGGGACGACCACGACGGCCGGCCCACCATCCCTGGAAAGCCCTGAAGCATCCCATACATACCCCCAAGACGATAAAACCACCAGGTGCCAAAATCATCAGCAAACCTGGCTGAAACCCCGGAGGGGTGACGACGATGTCGAAGACCGAGCCATTTCCCAAAAACTCTCGAACGGCTCCCAGAAAGGTCAAGGCGAGGGAAAAGCCCAACCCCATCCCCAAACCATCAAGGACGGAGGCTCCTACGGAGTTCTTAAAAGCGAAGGCGTCGGCTCGGGCCAAAATGAGACAGTTAACGACGATGAGAGGGATGAAGATACCAAGAGACTTGTTCAGGCCAGGGGCAAATCCTGCCATGAGAAATTGCACGACCGTGACGAACCCAGCAATAACGACGATGAAAATCGGGATCCTGATCTCATCAGGGATAACTCGTCGGATTGCCGATATGACCGCATTCGAAGCCATGAGGACGAACGTGGCAGCTATACCCATACCAAGCCCATTCGCTGCGCTGGTCGAGACGGCCAGAGTAGGACAGAGTCCGATACACTGGACGAACACCGGATTATCGTTCAAAAGACCGTTTTTCACGATCTGAAGCGCCTCTTTCATTTTTGTCCCTCCCCGTAGCTCTTCTCCCAGAAAGCGACAGCCGCGTTGACTCCGGAGACGACCGCAGAGGATGTTATGGTGGCCCCCGAAATAGCCTGAATCTCCTCAGGCAGGGCTGGAGAGTTTTTCACCACTTGCAGAGGAAACATCTCCTTTTCATCAAATTGCTTCCAGAAAGACGGTCGAGCCGCTTTAGCTCCCAATCCCGGAGTTTCAGACTGCCTCATAATCCGAATGGCCTGAACCCCTCCCTTTGGGGTAAGCCCGACGAGCAGCTCTATCGGTCCAGCGTATCCCCTAGGAACCACGACAACGCACAAACCGATGGACTCGCCGCCGTGAAATGCTTCATGAACTTCAGTAATGACAGAATCAGACTCCAGTTCGATGTCAACTGGTACGAAAGAACTGGCCTTTGGCATAACCGCCGACAAGGCCTCGGACTTCTCCTTCTCCTGAGTCATACGAATGGCATCTGAGGTCAGTCGCTCTACGACTCCCAGGAGCATTCCGGTGATGGCCGTCACCATACACAGAATCAGCCCGAGACGAAGGACCTTAGCGGCGCTCTTAACGTACACACGGGAGAATGCCATCAGCTACGCACCTCCCCAAAAAACTTAGGAATCGTCAGTCTGTCGATCAGGGGAACAAAGAGATTCATCATGAGAATTGAGTAGGAGACCCCTTCGGGGTATCCCCCAAAGATCCGTATCAGGGAGGTCAAAAGGCCACAGCCAACAGCAAAAAGAACCTGCCCCTTGGCCGAGATGGGGGTCGTCGTGTAATCGGTCGCCATAAAAAACGCTCCGAGCATCAATCCACCGGAGAACACCTCGTACACCGCCCCGGCAGGACGGCCAAAGAACAGAGAGCCCCCTGCAACGACGGCCATGTACACCAGAGGGATCCTCCAGGAAATGACGTCTTTATAAATCAGAAAGCCCCCTCCCAGCAGAAGAGCAAATGCCGAGGTCTCTCCGATACAGCCCCCCACGTTTCCCACGAAAACGTCCCAAAGAGATGGCAGCCCTGCCTCACCAGACTTGATCAAAGTCAGAGGGGTGGCAGTGCTGACGCCTTGGACGGTCCATGTTGTCATGGCCACAGGCCAGGAAATGAGCATCATCGCCCGTCCACTCAGAGCGGGGTTGACGATATTCCTTCCAAGCCCACCGAAGAACTGCTTCGCCAGAACGATGGCGAAAACAGACCCACAGGCCGCCATCCAGAGAGGAATAGTGGGAGGAAGATTATATGCCAGCAAAAGCCCTGTCACAGCAGCGGACAAATCGGAGACCGTGACAGCCTGACGCATCAACTTCTGCCATAAAAATTCAGCGCCTACAGCTGAGAGCACACAGACACAGATCACCCAGAGGCTGGATAACCCCAGAAACCAGATCCCGGCAGCCCCTGCTGGAACGAGGGCCAGAAGGACCAAAGCCATAATTTTTTGAGTCGTAAGAGCCCCGTGGATGTGGGGAGAGCTACCTATCACAAATCGAGACGTCATCTCTGCACCGCCCCCAGTTTCTTCTTCCGTTCAGCCATGACTCGAGCCTTGCCTGTTCGACAGGTCTGAGTGAGTTGCCGCAGAGCCGGACAGTGGTAGGTACAGCAACCGCACTCAATGCAGTTCATTCCGCCGTTTTGCTCAAAAGCGGCGTAATCTCCCCGACGAACAGCCTGATCCAAGGTTAAAGGCACGAGCCACATGGGACAGGCATCAACACATCGCCCACACCGGAGACATTCGGACTCCTGAGATACAGGGGCCATCCGGGAGGAGAGCGCCAAAATTCCCGAGGTCCCCTTGACCACAGGAACGTCCAACGATCTCATGGAAATCCCCATCATGGGCCCCCCAGCCAGGACCTTCACCGGCGTCTCGTTAAACCCACCGGCAGCATCTACAAGCTCTCTGACGGAAATCCCCAGAGGAACCCGAAAATTCTTGGGATTGGACACCACATCGCCCGTTACCGATACGATCCGTTCCACCACGGGGATTCCCTGCGTCAGAGCAAGCCAGATATGATACAGAGTCCTGACGTTGAGGATGATACACCCCACATCCGCAGGCAACTTACCCATAGGGACCTCCTGTCCCGTCACGGACCAGATCAACATCTTCTCCGCACCCTGTGGGTATTTGACGCGATGGGGGACGAGGCTCAGTCGCTCATCCTGCAAATCGTTCAGCTCGTTCTGAATCGCCCGGATGCTTCGAGGTTTGTTGTTCTCGATGACGATCGTTCCTCTCGCCTCGGGAAAAAGAGACAGACACAGTCGAAGCCCCTCGACGACGGACCTCGGGTGTTCAAGCATCAGACGGTTGTCGCAGTTCAGAAAGGGTTCACATTCCGAGCCGTTCACGATCACCCATCGAATAACCCGTCCCTTTGGGGGCGATAGTTTGACGTGGGTGGGAAAACATGCCCCCCCCATTCCGACCAGTCCTGCTGCACGGATGAGATCAAGGTATTCCTCACAACGAGGCAAACGCCCGAAAGTATCAAACAAACGGGGGCCCTGCTCGTATAACTGATCATTTTCGACGACGATACAGTCCTCGAAGCTCCCGGGAATGGTCCTTCGAAGGCCGATGTCCTTCACCTTCCCTGAGACGCTTGCTAATATCGGAGCCGACACAAAAGCATCAGAATCGGCCAGTTTCTGCCCGACAAGAACCCGATCACCTTTTGCAACCACGGGTGTACAGGGTGCACCGATATTCTGGGACAGAGGGTACACCAAATCTCCTTTTGGAGATAGGAACTCCACGACCTTATCTGACGTCAGCGATTTTCCGTCAGGCGGATGAACGCCTCCCCTGAACGTCGGCAGTCTCATTTTTGCCTCCCCCTTCGTGTGAAACTGCTACGGAATTGCAAAAATGCTCCTAAAACAAATGCCCCCTCTTTCCATGTAATCGAAAAGGAAGCGGCACAGAGGAAACCCAAGGCGTGGGCCTCACAGAGCATCGTACAACTTTCAAATGTAAGGTATGTGTATGGTCCTTTTTCAAAACAAAAAATACTCCTATACATCAACTCCATCTTCAATTTTAAACATATTTGAAATAAAGAAGCTTTTTATACATAAGACTATACCATAAAAACGCATTGTGGCAAATCCCCCACGTTTCGACTGTCATTGCTCAGTGATACTGTCACTCCATAAATGATCAGAGAAAAAGTCACCCTTCCGGCAGGAGTTTCCTGGATACTATTGGGTACTGAACAATGATATATTAACCAGCAAAGAATTGACAGATCCACTTTTGCATGATACTGTTGCGCATAATGTTACGGGATGAATGTGATTTCCCCGTTGTTCTCGGAGGTCGAGCATATGATGCACGTTTCCGGTATATCCTTTGTCATTTTGAACGCATACTATTACTACGGAACCAGGCCCTTTGCGAGGAGGCTGGAGCCGTAGTTTTTGGTACGGTGTGGAAGGACCTCCAAAGAAACGTCCGCAAGAGGGCTCTTTACCAGGTTTTACGGTGAAGAGCCCTCTTCTTTATTCATAATCCAGAAGGGAGTTTTTGAGATGAACAGACAGGTAAAGTTTTTTGGCGGCGAGACTTTCCCCTTGGAGATGCACAAGGTGCGCATCGTCCAGAAGCTGACGTTGGTTCCGGTCGAGGAGCGGCTTTCGGCGATCCGTGA
It encodes:
- a CDS encoding ferredoxin (involved in the electron transport chain; in Methanosarcina acetivorans this protein is part of a cluster involved in electron transfer during growth on acetate), with protein sequence MNFVQAVLLPATMMGGLGLVFGVLLAISSVVFFVRQDERVQMIRDILPGANCAGCGYPGCDGYARGIVDDGAKTNLCPVGGAELAARIAEIMGVQAESSVPMRAFVRCKGTVKEAPKEVLYNGIRDCRSAAILPGGSPNACPFGCIGFGSCVQACSFGAIEIVDGLASIDETKCVGCGACVASCPKSVLIMVPVGSIVQVACNSPWKGATVKKVCHAGCIGCGLCAKICPVGAISMEGSLAVIDGEKCIGCGACAAKCPAKCIEELVM
- a CDS encoding electron transporter RnfG; its protein translation is MAFSRVYVKSAAKVLRLGLILCMVTAITGMLLGVVERLTSDAIRMTQEKEKSEALSAVMPKASSFVPVDIELESDSVITEVHEAFHGGESIGLCVVVVPRGYAGPIELLVGLTPKGGVQAIRIMRQSETPGLGAKAARPSFWKQFDEKEMFPLQVVKNSPALPEEIQAISGATITSSAVVSGVNAAVAFWEKSYGEGQK
- a CDS encoding electron transport complex subunit RsxC codes for the protein MRLPTFRGGVHPPDGKSLTSDKVVEFLSPKGDLVYPLSQNIGAPCTPVVAKGDRVLVGQKLADSDAFVSAPILASVSGKVKDIGLRRTIPGSFEDCIVVENDQLYEQGPRLFDTFGRLPRCEEYLDLIRAAGLVGMGGACFPTHVKLSPPKGRVIRWVIVNGSECEPFLNCDNRLMLEHPRSVVEGLRLCLSLFPEARGTIVIENNKPRSIRAIQNELNDLQDERLSLVPHRVKYPQGAEKMLIWSVTGQEVPMGKLPADVGCIILNVRTLYHIWLALTQGIPVVERIVSVTGDVVSNPKNFRVPLGISVRELVDAAGGFNETPVKVLAGGPMMGISMRSLDVPVVKGTSGILALSSRMAPVSQESECLRCGRCVDACPMWLVPLTLDQAVRRGDYAAFEQNGGMNCIECGCCTYHCPALRQLTQTCRTGKARVMAERKKKLGAVQR
- a CDS encoding electron transport complex subunit RsxE translates to MKEALQIVKNGLLNDNPVFVQCIGLCPTLAVSTSAANGLGMGIAATFVLMASNAVISAIRRVIPDEIRIPIFIVVIAGFVTVVQFLMAGFAPGLNKSLGIFIPLIVVNCLILARADAFAFKNSVGASVLDGLGMGLGFSLALTFLGAVREFLGNGSVFDIVVTPPGFQPGLLMILAPGGFIVLGVCMGCFRAFQGWWAGRRGRPVPKVPSGCSACALGKLCSRGDCPDDDEGSKGVE
- a CDS encoding electron transport complex subunit RsxA, which gives rise to MDLMLLFVSSIFVNNILLSRFLGCCPFMGVSTRLGTAKGMGAAVIFVILLSSLMTWLLYHHVLVPLHLEYLYTLSFILVIAALVQFVELALKKLNPGLYRSLGIFLPLITTNCAVLGIAVINMNERYSLVRSMVNALGSALGFFLAIILMAGIRERLEHNDNIPKCLQGLPLALVTAGLMSIAFMGFNGML
- a CDS encoding Na+-transporting NADH:ubiquinone oxidoreductase subunit D; translated protein: MTSRFVIGSSPHIHGALTTQKIMALVLLALVPAGAAGIWFLGLSSLWVICVCVLSAVGAEFLWQKLMRQAVTVSDLSAAVTGLLLAYNLPPTIPLWMAACGSVFAIVLAKQFFGGLGRNIVNPALSGRAMMLISWPVAMTTWTVQGVSTATPLTLIKSGEAGLPSLWDVFVGNVGGCIGETSAFALLLGGGFLIYKDVISWRIPLVYMAVVAGGSLFFGRPAGAVYEVFSGGLMLGAFFMATDYTTTPISAKGQVLFAVGCGLLTSLIRIFGGYPEGVSYSILMMNLFVPLIDRLTIPKFFGEVRS